Part of the Mangifera indica cultivar Alphonso chromosome 4, CATAS_Mindica_2.1, whole genome shotgun sequence genome, ATAGTTCAAAAACACATTACTGACTACATGAAAGAAAGGAACCCACTTTCTTCAGAGCATCTGACGCTTCTCATACCTCAGGAAACTGAGCCCAAATCAAGCCAAGTGGCTTGCAATCGAAAATTTTACGAGAATCTGATTGAACTGTGATCATAGCTAAATGGTCGAGAAGTGCTGTGATTTTGTAGTTTGGATTATTGAGGACCCCAAGCTCTCCCATCTTCAGCTCAACCCACTTCATGCTGCAGAAAGGCAACTTATATAAACTTCTAAGACAAGATATGTATGGTTTCCAAAAACCAGAGTTTATAAACAGAGACAACCAACAAAAGTTTCCCAACTGGTGTGTTTTAGAATAAAGTCTGTACTAACTTTTATGCCTAGGGAGGGCTGTCAAATTTAAGAAACatttcaataaacaaaaaaaaaatggagagaTAATTTTAACCAAAGCCCAGAAATGCATGTCTCAAACAGATCATCTCCAGATCTTTCAGAAACATGGTCttgaaaaaagaataagaataaagaGATGAGCGAAAGTGTAACCTGGTTGCAGACCATATCATGATGTCATACTCAGCATAGGCAGCAGTGAGAAACTCATGAAGATCTGCAAATACAACAACGAACTTAACTGTCAGAGAACATAAGAAGAAGTTAAGGTACATACTAGCTGTGAAAAAGGTCTTACAAGGCCTCATAAGTTGAAGTGGATTCTCTGCTGGGGACCGGTGATCAAATAAAGTATAATCGATAtccaaaactagcagtttcttTCCTTCACGGCATGGTGCTCTTAGTTTAATCCACAATAAACACAGTTAAAAGAAGCAAAGACACCAAGCCACGTGATAAAGCAAGCAATGAATCTACTACATATGATTTCTTATATCCACATGAGTGACTGTGACATCAAGCATCAAGCAATATCTATTTGTGGGCATACCTTGTAATTTACCCAGGTAAAGATAAGAAAGATGTTGGTGATGAAAacattaagtaaaataacaacaattagAAATGCAAGATAgaaatactaatataaattagCAAAAGACTGCAAGAGAAATGCTCATAATGTGCTATGAATCagaatagtattaaaaattcgGGCAATTTTAATTGGTTCATACATTAAACAACTAAATTAACTAAGtgacaaaacaatatcaatCAAGGACACTCGAGAGTAGGAATACTAAATAACCAAAGCTAGAAAAAGTAAAAATCTAAATGCCCTCAACCCCTACAACAACCAATTTTATCACATCAAACTCTATCTAGTTGTACTAAACACATTATAAAAGCACCCTGATCGtctcaacaaaagaaaaaggatatAAGAAACTGAGCCTGTTATTAATGTTTATGGTCCTGCTTAGATGTTcaaaacaacaaatataaaatagaaattggaatgTGGCCCAATGCTAAAGACCAATACACAGTTATAACTGTAAAACCAGTTAAGCTCCATGTAAGGAATAATAACCATAGCCAATATTCATCAATTCTGGAAGATATGTGTCAGGAGCTCTAACTTGCTGAAACTACAAACAGAACCAATTAATatcatatgaaaatacaaatacaaagaaagaaagaacaaaagaaaaaaaatgtgtcCACAATTGTCCACATCCGGTTCAACATGTTAATTAGAACATCCATTTTAATGCCCAGTCAACTGTATTCAGTAGCATTACTACTCTAATGACTAAAGGTTTTTAAGTACATACAATATTTGCAACACATACCAATTATCTAGAGCACTTATGTGATAAATATTCTAAAGAGATTTATCTAAGTTCTATATTGTCTATGCAAGAGTTCTCAGAAGATTTAATACATGGACTCAAATACACATCATAAATCAACAACAGAATACTATGGTTTGATAAGTAGAATGACAAGAACTATCCCAATTCCTCACTTTAAAAcacagaaaaaaattagaagaaaagaaaaagaaaaggttgtATGAACAACAACAATGAAAGGTTATACAGCTTCCAAAGAACAGAAAGAAAGATAATGATGGTCCAGCCAAGAATTAACTTCATAAAGATTTCTTTTCGCatcttaatataatttctcaacAAAAACTTAGTATATTTGCATGTGCATCAATCATAACCACCTCAAACAAACATTAGGTCACTATTCCTTCACAGAATAAAAGATGAAACAACTGACCTTGTATTGATTCACACGTCTCCTCAATTTCTGCTGATTAACTTCTTTATCCTTAATGTCAACAGCTTCTTATTGcccaaattcaaaatcatcaataatttcTGGAGATTCTACTGGATCCACAAGTATTTCATCTTCAACAGTACTGGAAGTTCAATTGAATATAATGTCAATTATAAACAACACATTCAGAGAAAGGAATAAAGGGGTCAAATGCTAGAACTAGAGTGAACTTCTTAAAAGCAAAACTCAGAAAAGATAAACATATATTATGACAAATTTGTTAGTTACTGTAATGGTGCTCATTCTCTTCAGATACTAGAAGTACATAGACATCAACTGTAACCTCTGATACAATGTAAGCCAAATACTGGGCAATGTATCCTCGGAAGTTCAATACAGCTAAAACCAATTTAATTGagctatttttcatttttaaacacAATGGTAGAATATAGTTATCCAAATTGCCgtctttttccctttatttttttaaataatcacaATTCCTAAAATGTCCTGCACTGTGTTCGAAGTTGCAAACTGATACCACACTCTGAAacctataataataatttaaaaactcatgGGATAAAATAGCCTAGGTAGGTGACCCATCTACGACAATGAGTGCCCTATGCAGATTAATctaaattaagtattatttcaATCTAAAGGTTTAATTTGAACACCAAAACCAATTCCCATAGCTGCTTTCTCACAATAGAGACGACCTCTCTACAATAGAAGCCATTGACCCTTATGTGACAGACACAATACTGAAATGAGTTGAATCAGAACCGACTGATATGAAGAGTCCACAATTATCCCAAAACGAATTGTCTCAAGCAGGAGAAATTCGTGCAAGGTGCAAGCATAGCTGTTGAGTCCATGCCAAACCTCTAGCCAAACAAGgtagcaattttattttaggccaaacgactatttcccacccaaggtttgatgttttctcaaaagtcccccctttaactatggaaacaccaaacactcacccatggccggttagatttaaccaaactctaacgcctgaaaattttatctccttttgcccccctaaactttaaaaactaaaattttcccctagcttaagttttaaaaaatggcagtttctttcgtcttccccgacaaagtttttcgtctcccaaggccaaGCCGACGCCGAttgagcctccaaatgggaggaaaacattcgccggaaggagaggctgcttcgggagggagaggccgtcggcaatggagccggaacggtcgccggagatttcaaaaccaaaccctagggtgaaactgccattttttaaaacttaggctggaggaaaattttagtttttaaagtttaggggggtacaattagattttattttaatttatttttaatattatagcaaaaatgacgattttacccctaccaccgttagggtttggttaaatctaaccggtcatgtgtgggtgtttagtgtttccatagttaaaggagggacttttgagaaaacatcaaaccttgggtgggaaatagtcgtttggcctttattttatcCAAAGATAAACAAAGCTTTATACATGAAGTTGCAGCAAAATTCTCTCTACATAACTTGTGAAAGCtttattaataatcaatgtTGCTCCTAACTCAGTAACCTGCCAcgaatataaagaaaaatttttgaacCAATTCCATTTGTCCCCAACATCCATGGCTTCTTCCATTAGCATTTTTTCTAATAGACTCCAATAGGCACAAATTTGTTCAGTTAATGCCATAAAAAATGAATTCCAAATCAAAGTTGCAATAATAATGCCAGAATGCCATAAAGTCAATTCAACTTATAAAAAACTAAGTTTTCAACTTAAAAAtcaatctttttttctcttgaatAACTCCAGTCCTAtaatcaaaacaacataacaACCGAAtccttatatataataaaaccaaGTTATCCTTTTTTTGTCATTACAAAATAAGATCCTAATTgctaacaaaataaagaaataaaataaacccaattACCATAAGCTTTAATCCACCAATTCCTCACATAAAAAACACAAGCATTTCGATGGACCAATTCACAGAAAGCTAAGAAAATAAACAGAATTCAACgcactattaaaaaaaaaaacccaaacacaatcaaaaaagagaaacaaacccaATCATGGTCATCTTAAGAGAGGCCTTAAGGGGAAGTTGGGAGAGCAAAACAGAGTCATCGGCAAGTTTGTTTCCGACTTTTGGGTAAAGAAGCTTCTGTCTTTTGGGCAAGACATTATTTAGCTCACAGATTCGACGTTTCAACTCGGCCACAGAGTCGTCGCCACAGACTCGGATTAAAATCCATAAGTGGTTATTGTAGGTATTTTGGACAAAATTTAAGCCAATAAAGCCACCAAGTGAAATAGTTTGGCTTAGGACGAAAACGAGTAGTGTGTGGTCTGATAATCAAAGTGTTAGGCTGTTTGTCTTTTGCACCTTTGGTCAACCAAACCGATGGCAAATTAGCCGTAAGTTTGGGTTCGCTTAGACTAGAAGTTGCGTATCGTGTGCTGCATGCAAACAGCCAGTAGGTAACTCGCTTTATTAAGTGAAAGTGACCATGTAGAGCAAAGCTAAGGCCGGTTTCGACGAAAAGATTCTCAAATGATACATAAAAGGTTGACTACTAGACGTCTTGTTTAATTTCATGGAATCAGCAGTGAAACTCTCCTGAATCAACATAAAATCCCTTTAAAcaacatgtatatatatgtgtacatCCATATCTTTGAACTTAAAGCTATCAAagaatcaaaccaaattcacAAAATCATCAGCCATGGCAACACTCTTTTCGAAGCTCGTTAGTGAAATCGATATAACGAGAATCTTATCGATCCCAGCAAATGCATATGCAATGGGTCGactaaattttgaagaaaacgTTTTGATGGATATGCATGTTGAGGATGACTGCGGGAAAATGTGGATGTTTGGTTGCTGGATTCAGAAGAATGACGATGGGGGATGCGCTCTTTGTGTGGATTGGCTTGAATTTGTGAGGCATAAAGATGTTAGAGTTGGTGATAAAGTTTTGTTGATTGAAGAAATTGAGGACCAAGCTATGCGAAGAAAGATTAAGATTGAAGTGAAAAGGAAGATCAGATTATTTGGCCAAGATATATGGGCTGATGTCAAATGATCAAATGATTTGTACGtaaatttaatacaataaaattatgtatatttatttattatcatatgattggataaatttaaattaaaaataaaataatattcagtcatttgatgatatatataaatatatttatatatttatatattcaaaataaatatatataatattatacaatttaatatcatttggttTAGCCTCCCCTAAAGAAAAGGTTCAGTGATTTTACTTAGGGTTGTTctatttaaagttattttttcctttctagtTTAGTTTAAGATGATttcattttaatgaaataagtttgattatctttctgtataagacttttttataaaatattttttgtttgattcatTCAAGGGTTGTACAAGTtccatttataataattctatatacatatatataaaaaaaaaattaacaaaactgatgaaatattaaaattttttaaaaaatgttatggATTCGAATTtctaacatatttataaaattttctaattaattcgttacaaaaaaaaaatctattatatatatataattaatatcaatttaaatatcaataataatatgtattaactTTCTAAGAAAGTTaacaataattttctcttttttttttctttttcttttttaatatccacttcattcatatttattattatgttttattacaatattatttgGTTTCACCAATGTTCTATATGATCATTTAACAGCTTTATTTTCTGTATTCAAAGCAAGCGAATGATAAATATATTGTGGTATAACTTACattcaaaaaattagtttaCTCGAAGTTCTCATATTGATAGACAACAATTTCATCTAActgatttatttgattaagtaattttaaagtaataaaaaaaattaaacaattatattatacttaacacctaattatctaataattcaagatcaacttttttatttaattatcaaaatatatagttggaaaaaaagaaaaagttaatatGAAACGAAACATCagtaaaattaaagaaatattagaaatcaaGCGCTGCCTCCCATTACAGTTCACCTTACTGTGTATAATCCAagatttttcagtttgatttgataaaGTTATTTTGAGGACTTGAGAGCAAGGAGAGGCAACCAGAAAAGAAGATAATGGCTTAGAGGCTGCCATGTGGGAGCAATATCTCTTATCTCCACGTGGGCATTCCTTGTTGGGCAATCAGATCCCAACCTAATCTAAAACTTGGCCCATCTCTAACATCTACCAAGATTTCCAAGCCCAAAATTTGTGGCATAGATTGGCCCACGTTATGTTGCCTTTGTCTATTGTGCAACTCAAACCTACACTTATTCTTGAGACCCTTAATCATCACAACACACTCTTTGTGGAGAAAAGAAACACCAAGTAATGGCAACACAAGCTCTTCTTTCATCATCTCTTGCTTCCTCTGTTGAGACTGCTAGGCAAATTCTAGGAGCAAGATCCCTTCAATCCCCAATTGGGTCCTCAAGAAAAACATCCTTTGTTGTTAGGGCAGCCTCTACTCCCCCTGTTAAGGtaccttattttcatttttcaagtaTTTTCATTAACCTTTTGTTATCATATTTGTTTTCACTAAGATTTAATCTACATATTTCTAGGCTGATTAGATAAGAAGCTTTGTTTGCTTAAATAAGCATCTTAACATAACACCTCTCTTGAAATTTCTAAGAACTTTGGTTTGGTTGATTTTTTCAGCAAGGAGCTGACAGACCCTTGTGGTTTGCTTCCAGACAAAGCCTTTCATACTTGGATGGCAGGTAAAATTTCCTCTAAAATCTAAATATGATTAACCTTATGAGCCTGGAGTCTAAcaactcttaaattttaatggtGCAGCCTGCCAGGAGACTACGGGTTTGACCCACTTGGACTTTCGGACCCAGAAGGCGCAGGAGTGTTTTTTGAGCCCAAATGGCTAGCCTATGGAGAGGTCATTAACGGGCGGTATGCCATGTTGGGTGCAGTTGGCGCTATTGCACCAGAAATTCTTGGTAAAGCTGGTCTTATTCCACCAGAGACAGCTCTCCCTTGGTTCAAAACAGGTGTGATACCACCAGCTGGAACATATGACTATTGGGCTGACCCATACACACTCTTTGTTCTGGAAATGGGTCTCATGGGCTTCGCCGAACACAGAAGATATCAGGACTGGGCCAATCCCGGATGCCTGTCCAAGCAATATTTCTTGGGACTTGAGAAATATTTTGTTGGGACTGGAAATCCGATCTACCCGGGAGGCCCATTGTTTAACCCTCTAGGCCTTGGGAAAGATGAGAAGTCAATGAAGGATTTGAGGCTCAAGGAAGTGAAGAACGGAAGATTGGCAATGCTGGCAATTTTGGGATACTTCATTCAAGGGCTTGTTACAGGAGTTGGGCCATACCAAAACCTGTTGGATCACTTGGCTGATCCTGTCCACAACAACCTACTGACTAGCCTTAAATTCCACTAGAGAGTTTGCTTGTTTAATCCTTGGAATCATCCAAGTCACCCCATCTTTATTGCCATGGCTCCTTTGTCTTGTAAAATCATGTGAAAAGTTATTGTAATTCTGCAGAAATGACATGTTAATTGCCAAACAAAGAGCAGGAGAAACAAATCCAGGAATCCAGTATCAATGTGAGAAAGCTAAAGAGTGTAGGTgttaaaagaaacagaaaagcaGTAAAATTGCTAACACGCCAAGAAAATTAGGGGGGAAGGTATGACTTCATGCTCAACAGTCCAATACAGAAACTGATATCTCAGATTTGTCAACTTCAATTAGCAGTCTTATGCGTAAACAAACTGCTACAAGcaataatagttttattatttttcactgGGGGCAAAATTCAGTCAATAAGGACAATGAGAAGTGTTCAGTATCAGTAATACACAATTGCATCCatcaacttaaaaaacaaaaaaaaaaaggctcttTTGGGCATTAAGTAACATGAGGGAGCGTACGGAAACATACTAAGATCACCCAAAGATGCAAGAAGGATAAAAGAGCCTCTCTGATGTGACATCTAAAGAGTAAAATCTTATCTTTGTGAGTTTTCACATATTTAGGGCCGGTATCATCTCATACTATGCTGCTCAAGCCACAGGTTCATCTGAACTGGCAACCTCTAGCCTACAAAATTAGAACAGATCAATAACATCTTGACTGACAGCGTCAGCCACAGGCTGAGAAATTATGAGCTCAGCTACAGAAGCCCACCGCGCACCAAAAAGGAATAGTAtgtgagaaagagaaaatatcacAGTAATCACAAACAAATAGATAAACACGTATGCCTCCAACTGTTTTTTAAGTCAACTAAAGGACCCATCAAATTTTGTGACAATGTCAGAGATGAAAGACAACATAAATCTGCTTCTTGAATTAAAGTAAATCAGTGACACAATCTGTTTAACCTGAATGTACAACGCTTAAGTTGAATGAATAAATTCAGAGTAAGGGcaagggaaagaaaaggaacAGACTTTCGAAATTCTTTTCTGCTTAATCTTATAATactaaccaaatcaaactactattttttcagaaagaaaaaaaagatctCTACCAGAACTTCCCCATTTTTAGGTTCCTTGAAACAACTGTGCCAagcaaaatgagaaaaaaaaaataacagggacagagagagagagaacatcAGTTAGCAAGCTTTATGAAGTTAAAAGCTTTTTTCATCACATGCAATGAGATGTATAAGAGTGCTGATGTAAAGTAAAATGCCCAAAGACCTTATAAACCGCAAAAATGTTCAAACTTTTGAGAGGACTTCATTGAATGGCCGAAGGATTAGAAgtacaaatgaaaaagaaatataaaaataaaaaaagaactaaTTAAGAATTGCTACCCTTTCTTGGGAAACAACCTTCGTCACTCATAATATTATAGCatcacaaaagaaaatattgactagaaaaatacaataataagaAGAATTTATGTTGGTTTACTGAAaaactttatgaggattatGCTAAAGTCCTGGAAAAGACGGCCACCCTGACCAAGGTTTCAAGTTGGTGGGTAAGTTTAAGTATGGAGAGGAAAAGCTTTATATTGAAGCCTTGCCTTTGGAAAAACAGATACCAGAGAACATAATGTGTTCAagaaaatttagaaagaaaCAATGAATGTGCAGAACCAGTTGACTCTACCTCTGAATTCCCTCTCCTACTTCCACTCTGAAAAAATTCCCAACCGTCACAGGTGAGCCTACTTCCTTGGATAGATTATCCAAAAGTGTCTGCAAGACATAGTGTAGAATAAATTATCATGCACATTTCATAAATCATAcaaaaaaagacagaaaaaaaaTGTGTGCCTCGAACCACCATGTGTGTAGATATAAGAGCATATAATTCTACCCACATATTGCCCGCATATTTGCAAGCACAGTGGGACCATTTAGGCAAATACACAGTACAGCACCAGATGCTATATCAGTATATCTCTTGAGTAATATGGAACTTGAAGACCAGTATGcagaaaataaattagatttcCATAGGGTCTTGCAAATGTCATGCTAATCGAAGTATTCAACCATCTACatatttacttgaattttgaatccaaaaacacaaaaacaactAAAGTTGGGCTACGACTTTGACCACGTTGAAGTCTAATATACAAGGTAAGCTTATCtacctttatatttaaagtatCATTCATGATAAACTTTTGCTCCAGAAGAACAACTTCTTCATAGTATTTACGCAAACGACCTTCTACCATTTTTTCTACAGCCATCTGAGACTTTCCCGTACTTTCTGCCTGACAAACAAGACCaagtcaataatttaaaattttgaaaaacataaaatgaatttgCTTAACTAGTAGTGAGATAATTATGTAGACAGAGAAATAATCATTCCTAGCAAGAAGTTAATGACTCCACTAAGCTACAAACTGAATAAGAATATAACCACTTCTCAATCAAATTAGCCCTTTCAGGTCAACATCTGTTTAATGGATACTTTTAACATTATACCAAAGCCATATTGTTTAGGAATTTAGATTGGAATCCTTGATTTTTCCCGAACACAAAACCACCATAGATAAATCCCCTTGGCAACTCTTTTTGTTTGGGTGCTATATAAATTTCATAGTCACTTCTAATGAATGAATTCATACCTATCACCTTGCCATCACCCATATCAATATCCCCTTCAGCTAGGCTCATTTAATGTATccattttcttctccatttAAAAACGAAAAGGAATGgagaggaaagaaagaaggacaACTAATCAACGTGAGATTATCATACATCCATTTATACCTCAGTAAATTGAACTGAGCATATGATGTCTAAAAAgtcttatataattaaaaagaatacaGATCTAACAAACAATAGAATAGGAAACATTATCAAGCCTGCTAATAGATGTTTAACTACCTGAGATTTGAGAACCTCTCGTTCATTCTCTAATGCATCAGAAGACACTGAATCTTTTGCCAAGAATAATGGCTTTGCAGCAACTACATGCATTGCTAATTCTGATCCAACACGCTGTAAAGGATCCAGCAGACACTTTTCATCCTCTATTTTAAGAGAAACAAGTCCAGCTATACGACCCAAACCTAAATTCAGATCAAACAGTAGCAGTTAAGGCCAAAGCAAATTCTTCATTGGCTCAATGCTGTTCTCTTGGAAAACGCTGGTGATTGTCATGAAGATAGTATCTTAAAATACAGgacaattcaaattttaaggtCTAAGTCTGTGTCATTACGTGTTATCTATCAAGAAAAGAGATGAAAGCAATTTTGTTtccttcttattttttaaatgcacCTGGTTGAGAGCTTGTGTGGAGGTAGGTTGAAATGACC contains:
- the LOC123213966 gene encoding photosystem I chlorophyll a/b-binding protein 3-1, chloroplastic, which codes for MATQALLSSSLASSVETARQILGARSLQSPIGSSRKTSFVVRAASTPPVKQGADRPLWFASRQSLSYLDGSLPGDYGFDPLGLSDPEGAGVFFEPKWLAYGEVINGRYAMLGAVGAIAPEILGKAGLIPPETALPWFKTGVIPPAGTYDYWADPYTLFVLEMGLMGFAEHRRYQDWANPGCLSKQYFLGLEKYFVGTGNPIYPGGPLFNPLGLGKDEKSMKDLRLKEVKNGRLAMLAILGYFIQGLVTGVGPYQNLLDHLADPVHNNLLTSLKFH